In Nocardia sp. NBC_00403, the DNA window ATCTGTTCACATGCTTTCTTGATGAGATGTTGCATTAGTTTTAGCTCGAGGCATACTAATGTGTCAATCCATTGGAGTAGCATTAGAATCATGAGCGATTCCACCCCGCTGATCGGCGAGCCGCTGGCACTGGACTTGGTCAACACCGCACCGGACGGGCCCGACCTGCTCGGCACGGCGGAGCAGCTGGCGAAGTGGCTTGCGCGGCAAGCAGATCGGTTGCACGGCGTCGGGATCGAGCGGCCGACCGCGGCCGACCTGATTGCCGTCCGCGCAGTCCGCGAAGACACTGCCGCCGCGCTGGAGGCCATATTGGCGGGGCAGCAGCCGCCCACCACCGCCCTGCGTGGATTGGAAAAAGCCCAGGCCGGGGCGCCGCTCATCCGAGAGCTGACCTGGAACGGCGACGCCGTGGTCGCGACCGCTCGCCGCGACGGCCCACTCGGCGCTGCCGCCGCGGCGGCGCTGGCCGAGTCCGCCATCGACCTGCTCACCGACCCATCGATCGACAAACTCAAGCGCTGCGAAGCCGACGACTGCGTGCTGCTGTTCCTGCCCACCCACCCTCGTCGGCGCTGGTGTTCGGCACAGCGATGCGGCAATCGGGTGCGTGTCGCCCGCTACTACCAGCGGCACAAGCCTGAGGGCTCGGCGAACTGAATCCACTCGGGCCTCGCGAAACACGGGGTGTACAGCGGCACGGCCGGCCGGGATACGTCACCAAGTGGTCATACTTTTGCCCTAAATCCGGCAGTAGGCTCGCTTCATGGCCGACCTGCGGGTACAGCGTGTAATAGCGGGGATCGTTTCGGCCGGGCTGGCACTCGGCGTCGCCGAACTGCTCGCCGCCTTCATGGGCCCCGAACGCGCACCGCTGGCCGCCCTCGGCAACACCGTCGTCGACCACACTCCCGATGGCCTGCGCGAATGGGCGATCTCCACCTTCGGAACCAACGACAAGACGGTGCTGTATCTCTGCATGGCGGCGGTCGCGATCATGGTCGCCGCAGGCGCGGGCGCGATCGAGCGCACCACCCGGGCCGCAGGCTCCATCCTGCTTGCCCTCTTCGGTCTCCTTGCCGCCGTAATCGCCGCCGATCGCACCGGCTTCGCGGGCGCTATTCCCACCGTAATCGGCGTCGCCGCAGGCATTTACGCATTGCGAGCGCTGACCCGGCGCATCGACGAGGCCGCCGAATCGATGGCCCCCGAATCTTCCTCGGCCGCCATCGGCGCCTCCGGACGCACCCCGGGCGCCGGTAGCCCAACCAGTTCGGCAGATCCCGCCTCAACCGAGCAAAATGACCACGCCGCAACACAATCCACAGATCTCACCGGCGCAGCTACTCCGCCCGGATCCAGCGTGCGGTCGGTGAATGCGCGCACAGACGATGCCGGACGCACCGGGCTGGGTGCAGCGACGACCTCGGAGCGGCGGCAGGTATTGCGCGGGCTTGCCATGACCGGCGGGTTGGCGGTGCTCGCCGGAGTGGGTGGGCGGTTGCTCGGTGCTCAGCGACACGACGTTTCGGGTGAGCGGGCCGGGGTGCAATTGCCGGAACCGATCGAGCCGCAAGCGCC includes these proteins:
- a CDS encoding CGNR zinc finger domain-containing protein, yielding MSDSTPLIGEPLALDLVNTAPDGPDLLGTAEQLAKWLARQADRLHGVGIERPTAADLIAVRAVREDTAAALEAILAGQQPPTTALRGLEKAQAGAPLIRELTWNGDAVVATARRDGPLGAAAAAALAESAIDLLTDPSIDKLKRCEADDCVLLFLPTHPRRRWCSAQRCGNRVRVARYYQRHKPEGSAN